The following are from one region of the Nicotiana tabacum cultivar K326 chromosome 3, ASM71507v2, whole genome shotgun sequence genome:
- the LOC142178131 gene encoding RPW8-like protein 2 yields the protein MAGNLIGGAALGQAFRMLSESMSQVGQTSVCFDSNFRRLKSILQSIKPVLEDIERLNKALEGRESEIEIFKKRLEEGEKLVRKCSKIKRYNLCKRWYYSKKLADLENSTLKFFSVHGLIQTCRDRKQILVALKEEGEKLDEIYSILKNMKLDKSRLISST from the coding sequence ATGGCGGGGAATCTCATCGGAGGTGCAGCTTTAGGACAAGCATTCAGAATGTTATCCGAATCAATGTCACAAGTTGGCCAAACTTCCGTCTGTTTCGATTCCAATTTTCGACGATTAAAGTCGATCCTACAGTCAATTAAGCCTGTGCTTGAGGATATAGAGAGACTGAACAAAGCCTTGGAAGGTAGAGAATCAGAGATTGAGATATTCAAGAAGCGATTGGAGGAAGGGGAGAAGCTTGTTCGTAAATGCTCGAAAATCAAACGTTACAATCTGTGTAAAAGGTGGTACTATTCTAAGAAATTGGCAGATCTTGAAAACTCAACACTCAAGTTCTTTTCGGTTCATGGCTTAATACAAACATGCAGAGATCGGAAACAAATACTTGTTGCACTCAAAGAAGAAGGCGAGAAGTTGGATGAAatttactcaattttgaagaaTATGAAGCTTGATAAAAGCCGACTGATCTCTTCCACATAA